In a genomic window of Streptomyces noursei ATCC 11455:
- a CDS encoding PAS domain-containing protein — MSSRPSRGAARLAAILDALPDALLLVNCNGTVVNANAIALEMFQAPGTALVGRGLLDLLPTFDSKRIPGSMRRRDEEVEGRTKPTRMIARRTDGNELLVEVTSANLEDGRTPYESAFEAAYADHRGYTGDELLMLVVRDLTGTVDTETELARQQRQTEMILRAAAEGVVGVDSEGRVVLVNPSAAQILGYRASELGGKELHPLIHHSRPDGSALPWEDTPLADTLKSGRKHRVRGQVLWSKDGRSVAVDLTTAPVRDGDQLVGAVMTFTDRRPYDALEARHTQLLAVLGQSLRGPLTELSGELGALASDPAGQLWPEANQILHHLAAGHARMTTLVDNVLSYQRLDSGKEKLNRTKVSLDKVVAAGVEGAVELIGPGRAQFAVHAPPIAALVDAERLAQALSHLIADVAGVDSTGRQVAGDGTAGPGGRPVPGDSTIVVAAAKRGEVVRIEVRGPFGGGDPVHGPIVRGIVRMHDGLIQTHAVPGGSGATGSAYVLELPVLIDEPEPAPEEPAAEEDKTPDGEAKSDGDGAAAGGPGTDGGGRPGAAETASGAEAKSGTAGAQPTGRRRARHSGAAPAVAADGTQGAGLPADAEAAPPSGRRRARPAPEGSALPALPSGAGDGAPAGTPAHGLTPAVSPALGPVPPQGQAQGQPQGQQAGPPQGQQLAARAQGPVPAGGRRARRALAEAPERAAEPDGAGAAAQPPAAPRSAFALPPAAADRAPQPPTAQPALPAIAGGMPVAPEGGSQDAAGTGRRRARRPVATGPEPTPEPPAGQPAETPDSPEAQGTWGGEPTGRRRARRAAAEERAAAAMADAEASGTFVAGPEGLVAQPAGPTDQDVPAAATGTATGSAPGIAGAAAPATPTGRRRGRPSATEETAAGPAAGPAQGGPVPPQGVAVPPQTRQPLPPAEDDGHTAGRAFSVRTLGQGVPFAQQLADPKRPAPQPGIPAQGGTATPPGGTATGSGRRRKLAAPPPEGERGTAAEAAASGALPPQAAGPQPPARTKQPGPQPHLMDAGEGRTFAVSAPDEGSEGPEPLDGPNGAIEVMERQRPPMDDELPPEPLDNPRRLLVWPAPDVATQQALSDRGYRPVIVNSREEVDAQIAAYPAALFVDPLTGPITRTALQSLRQAAGAAEVPVLVTAGLGQATREAAYGADPAVLLKALAPRDGEDQPPRVLLIEQNDAVAGALTASLERRGMQVGRAGADTDAVALATQLRPNLVVMDLMQVRRRRAGIVDWLRANGLLDRTPLVVYTAADLDPTQLPGLASGESVLFLAERSTSAEVQGRIVDLLAKIGTN, encoded by the coding sequence GTGAGCAGCAGGCCATCCCGAGGCGCTGCTCGCCTCGCAGCCATACTGGACGCCCTCCCCGACGCGTTGTTGCTCGTCAACTGCAACGGCACCGTCGTCAACGCCAACGCCATCGCCCTGGAGATGTTCCAGGCCCCGGGCACGGCCCTGGTCGGCCGGGGTCTGCTCGACCTGTTGCCGACCTTCGACTCCAAGCGGATCCCCGGTTCCATGCGGCGCCGCGACGAGGAGGTCGAGGGCCGGACGAAGCCGACGCGGATGATCGCGCGGCGCACCGACGGCAACGAGCTGCTGGTCGAGGTGACCAGCGCCAATCTGGAGGACGGCCGCACCCCGTACGAGTCCGCCTTCGAGGCCGCCTACGCCGACCACCGCGGCTACACCGGCGACGAGCTGCTGATGCTCGTGGTGCGCGATCTGACCGGGACGGTGGACACCGAGACCGAGCTGGCGCGCCAGCAGCGGCAGACGGAGATGATCCTGCGGGCCGCGGCGGAGGGCGTGGTCGGCGTCGACTCCGAGGGCCGGGTGGTCCTCGTCAACCCGTCCGCGGCGCAGATCCTCGGGTACCGGGCGAGCGAGTTGGGCGGCAAGGAGCTGCACCCGCTGATCCACCACTCGCGGCCGGACGGCTCGGCGCTGCCCTGGGAGGACACCCCGCTCGCCGACACCCTCAAGTCCGGCCGCAAGCACCGGGTGCGCGGGCAGGTGCTGTGGTCCAAGGACGGCCGCTCGGTCGCCGTCGATCTGACCACGGCGCCGGTGCGGGACGGCGACCAGTTGGTGGGCGCGGTGATGACGTTCACCGACCGGCGGCCGTACGACGCGCTGGAGGCCCGGCACACCCAGCTGCTGGCCGTCCTGGGGCAGTCGCTGCGCGGGCCGCTCACGGAGCTGAGCGGCGAACTGGGCGCCCTGGCCTCCGACCCGGCGGGCCAGTTGTGGCCCGAGGCGAACCAGATCCTGCACCACCTCGCGGCCGGCCACGCCCGGATGACGACGCTGGTCGACAACGTGCTCAGCTACCAGCGGCTGGACTCCGGCAAGGAGAAGCTCAACCGCACCAAGGTGTCGCTGGACAAGGTGGTGGCGGCCGGTGTGGAGGGCGCGGTCGAGCTGATCGGGCCGGGCCGGGCGCAGTTCGCGGTGCACGCGCCGCCGATAGCGGCCCTGGTCGACGCGGAGCGGCTGGCGCAGGCGCTGTCGCACCTGATCGCGGACGTCGCCGGGGTGGACTCCACCGGCCGGCAGGTCGCCGGTGACGGCACCGCCGGGCCGGGCGGGCGTCCGGTGCCCGGCGACTCGACGATCGTGGTGGCCGCGGCCAAGCGCGGCGAGGTGGTGCGCATCGAGGTGCGCGGGCCGTTCGGCGGCGGCGATCCGGTGCACGGGCCGATCGTCCGCGGGATCGTGCGGATGCACGACGGGTTGATCCAGACGCATGCGGTGCCGGGCGGTTCCGGCGCGACCGGCAGCGCGTACGTGCTGGAACTCCCGGTGCTAATCGACGAACCGGAGCCGGCGCCCGAGGAGCCGGCGGCCGAGGAGGACAAGACCCCGGACGGCGAGGCGAAGTCCGACGGGGACGGCGCCGCCGCGGGCGGTCCGGGGACGGACGGCGGCGGGCGGCCCGGCGCGGCGGAGACCGCCTCGGGTGCGGAGGCGAAGAGCGGTACGGCCGGCGCGCAGCCGACCGGCCGACGGCGGGCCCGGCACTCGGGCGCGGCGCCGGCCGTCGCGGCGGACGGCACCCAGGGCGCGGGGCTGCCGGCGGACGCCGAGGCGGCGCCGCCGAGCGGCCGTCGCCGGGCGCGGCCGGCGCCGGAGGGCTCGGCGCTGCCCGCGCTGCCGTCCGGAGCCGGTGACGGGGCTCCGGCCGGCACTCCGGCGCACGGTCTGACGCCCGCGGTGAGCCCGGCGCTCGGGCCGGTGCCGCCACAGGGCCAGGCCCAGGGCCAGCCCCAGGGACAGCAGGCGGGGCCGCCGCAGGGACAGCAGCTCGCGGCGCGTGCGCAAGGTCCGGTGCCGGCCGGTGGCCGGCGGGCCCGGCGGGCGCTGGCCGAGGCGCCCGAGCGGGCCGCCGAGCCGGACGGGGCCGGTGCCGCCGCCCAGCCGCCGGCCGCTCCGCGCTCGGCGTTCGCGCTGCCGCCCGCCGCGGCGGACCGGGCGCCGCAGCCGCCGACCGCGCAGCCGGCGCTGCCCGCGATCGCCGGCGGGATGCCCGTCGCGCCGGAGGGCGGATCGCAGGACGCGGCCGGTACGGGGCGGCGCCGGGCGCGCCGTCCGGTGGCCACCGGCCCCGAGCCGACCCCCGAGCCCCCGGCCGGACAGCCGGCCGAGACGCCCGACTCCCCCGAGGCGCAAGGCACTTGGGGCGGCGAGCCGACCGGTCGGCGGCGCGCCCGGCGGGCCGCCGCCGAGGAGCGCGCGGCCGCGGCGATGGCCGATGCCGAGGCGTCCGGCACGTTCGTCGCGGGCCCCGAGGGCCTGGTCGCCCAGCCGGCCGGGCCGACGGATCAGGACGTGCCGGCCGCGGCGACCGGCACGGCCACCGGCAGCGCGCCCGGGATCGCCGGCGCCGCCGCCCCGGCCACGCCCACCGGCCGCCGCCGGGGCCGGCCCAGCGCCACCGAGGAGACCGCGGCCGGCCCGGCCGCCGGCCCCGCGCAGGGCGGGCCGGTGCCGCCGCAGGGCGTCGCCGTGCCCCCGCAGACCCGGCAGCCGCTGCCGCCCGCCGAGGACGACGGGCACACCGCCGGGCGGGCGTTCAGCGTGCGCACGCTCGGCCAGGGGGTGCCGTTCGCCCAGCAGTTGGCCGACCCGAAGCGTCCGGCGCCGCAGCCGGGCATCCCCGCCCAGGGCGGCACCGCCACGCCGCCGGGCGGCACCGCCACGGGCTCGGGCCGCCGCCGCAAGCTCGCCGCGCCCCCGCCGGAGGGCGAGCGCGGCACCGCCGCCGAGGCCGCGGCGTCCGGTGCCCTGCCGCCGCAGGCCGCCGGGCCGCAGCCGCCCGCCCGGACCAAACAGCCGGGCCCGCAGCCGCACCTCATGGACGCCGGCGAGGGCCGGACGTTCGCCGTCTCCGCGCCCGACGAGGGCAGCGAGGGGCCCGAGCCGCTGGACGGGCCGAACGGCGCGATCGAGGTGATGGAGCGTCAGCGGCCGCCGATGGACGACGAGTTGCCGCCGGAGCCGCTGGACAACCCGCGCCGGCTGCTGGTCTGGCCGGCGCCCGACGTCGCCACCCAGCAGGCGCTCAGCGACCGCGGCTACCGCCCGGTGATCGTCAACTCCCGCGAGGAGGTGGACGCGCAGATCGCCGCGTATCCGGCGGCGCTCTTCGTGGACCCGCTGACCGGCCCGATCACCCGCACCGCGCTCCAGTCGCTGCGCCAGGCCGCCGGCGCCGCCGAGGTGCCCGTGCTGGTCACCGCCGGGCTGGGGCAGGCGACACGGGAGGCCGCGTACGGCGCCGATCCGGCCGTGCTGCTCAAGGCGCTCGCGCCGCGGGACGGCGAGGACCAGCCGCCGCGGGTGCTGCTCATCGAGCAGAACGACGCCGTCGCGGGCGCGCTGACCGCTTCGCTGGAGCGGCGCGGCATGCAGGTGGGCCGGGCCGGGGCGGACACCGACGCGGTCGCCCTCGCGACGCAGCTGCGGCCCAACCTCGTCGTGATGGACCTGATGCAGGTGCGGCGCCGCCGGGCCGGCATCGTGGACTGGCTGCGCGCCAACGGGCTGCTGGACCGCACCCCGCTGGTCGTCTACACCGCCGCCGACCTGGATCCGACCCAGCTGCCGGGGCTCGCCTCCGGGGAGAGCGTGCTCTTCCTGGCGGAGCGCTCCACCAGCGCCGAGGTGCAGGGCCGGATCGTGGACCTGCTGGCGAAGATCGGGACGAACTGA
- a CDS encoding helix-turn-helix domain-containing protein: protein MNRKELDPEASPGARFGDRLRRLRDEHGWTQDELGERIGCTGAHVSAVETGRRPPTQQFAIGADKALGTGDLFEREWREIRHGSLLEGFPEYVRHEGQAAEIRLFEMGVIPGPLQTREYAEALEAVNVQRGDLTAEQAAERVDFLIKRQSALVRPQAPLVIVVLDESCIRRPVGGPAVMGSQLAHLIEFAEQPNTSLQVAPFTMGERQPFRRLVHLLTLADRSAVSYVESQTQGHLDRELATVLPLVRAYHQLQTEALSQADSVAMIEQARKGTP, encoded by the coding sequence GTGAACCGCAAGGAGCTGGACCCCGAAGCGTCACCCGGTGCCCGTTTCGGGGATCGTTTGCGCAGGTTACGGGACGAACACGGCTGGACGCAGGATGAGTTGGGGGAGCGTATCGGGTGCACGGGGGCGCATGTTTCGGCCGTAGAAACTGGTCGGAGGCCACCAACTCAACAGTTCGCGATTGGAGCCGACAAGGCCCTTGGGACCGGTGACCTGTTCGAGCGTGAGTGGCGCGAGATCAGGCACGGCAGCCTGTTGGAAGGGTTCCCGGAGTACGTCAGGCACGAGGGCCAGGCCGCAGAGATCCGGCTCTTTGAAATGGGTGTGATCCCCGGCCCGCTTCAGACTCGGGAGTACGCGGAAGCTCTGGAGGCGGTCAACGTACAGAGAGGGGACCTCACTGCTGAGCAGGCTGCCGAACGGGTGGACTTCTTGATAAAGCGGCAATCAGCGCTTGTCCGCCCCCAGGCCCCGTTGGTGATTGTGGTCCTGGATGAGAGCTGCATCCGAAGGCCGGTCGGAGGCCCCGCAGTCATGGGGAGCCAGTTGGCCCATCTGATCGAGTTCGCCGAGCAGCCAAACACGTCGCTACAGGTAGCCCCGTTCACCATGGGGGAGCGACAGCCGTTCCGCCGGCTGGTGCACCTGCTCACGCTGGCGGACCGGTCTGCGGTTTCCTACGTCGAGTCGCAAACTCAAGGACACCTAGACCGCGAACTCGCCACTGTGTTGCCCCTGGTGAGGGCCTACCATCAGCTACAGACCGAAGCGCTCTCTCAAGCGGATTCCGTTGCCATGATTGAGCAGGCACGAAAGGGCACCCCGTGA
- a CDS encoding GlxA family transcriptional regulator, translated as MPLPRSTPPPRSASERRGPAPRRIVMLAFEGARLLDVTGPLEVFSAAARLGGRYEIHICSPDGRSVTTASGTRLAVDAAVPDTAGPVDTVLVPGAEELTQGRFPPGLLDSVRALAGRSRRVASVCSGTFALAAAGLLDGRRATTHWRHTATLAARHPTLTVDPDALYVRDGDLFTSAGVSAGIDLALALVEADEGPDLAREVARDLVVFMQRPGGQSQFSVPARTPRPRHDALRALLDAIATDPAADHSNTALAARAGLSPRHLTRLFREHLGTTPAGHVEAVRLEAAQTFLANGETVTVTARRTGVGSDESLRRLFLRHLGVTPSAYRSRFHTTAR; from the coding sequence ATGCCCCTGCCGAGGTCGACGCCGCCGCCCCGGTCCGCGTCCGAGAGGCGCGGCCCCGCTCCCCGCCGCATCGTGATGCTGGCCTTCGAGGGCGCCCGACTGCTCGACGTCACCGGCCCGTTGGAGGTCTTCAGCGCCGCCGCCCGCCTCGGTGGCCGCTACGAGATCCACATCTGTTCGCCCGACGGCCGGTCCGTCACCACCGCCTCGGGCACCCGCCTGGCGGTCGACGCGGCGGTGCCGGACACCGCCGGCCCCGTGGACACCGTCCTCGTCCCCGGGGCCGAGGAACTCACCCAGGGCCGATTCCCGCCCGGCCTGCTGGACTCCGTCCGCGCCCTCGCCGGCCGCTCCCGCCGGGTCGCGTCCGTCTGCTCCGGGACGTTCGCCCTGGCCGCGGCCGGGCTGCTGGACGGGCGGCGGGCCACCACCCACTGGCGCCACACCGCCACCCTCGCGGCCCGCCACCCCACCCTCACCGTCGACCCGGACGCCCTCTACGTCCGGGACGGCGACCTCTTCACCTCCGCCGGGGTCTCCGCCGGCATCGACCTCGCGCTGGCCCTCGTGGAGGCCGACGAGGGCCCCGACCTGGCCCGTGAGGTCGCCCGCGACCTGGTGGTCTTCATGCAGCGGCCGGGCGGCCAGTCACAGTTCTCGGTGCCCGCCCGCACACCGCGGCCCCGCCACGACGCGCTGCGCGCCCTCCTGGACGCGATCGCCACCGACCCGGCCGCCGACCACTCCAACACCGCGCTGGCCGCCCGCGCCGGCCTCAGCCCCCGCCATCTGACCCGGCTCTTCCGCGAGCACCTGGGCACCACCCCGGCCGGCCATGTCGAGGCGGTGCGCCTGGAGGCCGCCCAGACCTTCCTCGCGAACGGCGAGACGGTCACCGTCACCGCCCGCCGGACCGGCGTCGGCAGCGACGAGTCCCTCCGCCGTCTCTTCCTCCGCCACCTGGGCGTGACCCCCTCCGCCTACCGCTCCCGCTTCCACACCACCGCCCGCTGA
- a CDS encoding HD domain-containing protein, whose amino-acid sequence MSSRARALALAGIPVPDSRLAREATELVRDLTDDLIYHHSHRVYLFGAHHGLRHNLAFDPELLYVGALFHDLGLTEKFRTSQQRFELDGADEARAFLIARGIPEDRARLVWEGIALHTTPEIPHHMAPEVALVTAGVELDVLGIGYDTLPPETREAVVAAHPRPDFKRHILRAFHTGLAHRPQTTFGNVKADVLDRFEADYTRPNFVQIIEDSPWPA is encoded by the coding sequence ATGTCGTCCCGTGCCCGCGCTCTCGCCCTTGCCGGGATCCCGGTCCCGGACAGCCGGCTGGCCCGCGAGGCCACCGAACTGGTCCGCGACCTCACCGACGACCTGATCTACCACCACTCCCACCGGGTCTACCTCTTCGGCGCCCACCACGGCCTCCGCCACAACCTGGCCTTCGACCCCGAGCTGCTCTACGTGGGCGCCCTCTTCCACGACCTGGGCCTCACCGAGAAGTTCCGCACCTCCCAGCAGCGCTTCGAACTCGACGGCGCCGACGAGGCCCGCGCCTTCCTGATCGCGCGCGGCATCCCCGAGGACCGCGCCCGCCTCGTCTGGGAGGGCATCGCCCTGCACACCACCCCGGAGATCCCGCACCACATGGCCCCCGAGGTGGCCCTCGTCACGGCCGGCGTCGAACTCGACGTCCTCGGCATCGGCTACGACACCCTGCCCCCGGAAACCCGCGAGGCGGTCGTCGCCGCCCACCCGCGCCCCGACTTCAAGCGCCACATCCTCCGCGCCTTCCACACCGGGCTGGCCCACCGCCCCCAGACCACCTTCGGCAACGTCAAGGCGGACGTCCTGGACCGCTTCGAAGCGGACTACACCCGCCCGAACTTCGTCCAGATCATCGAAGACTCCCCCTGGCCGGCCTGA
- a CDS encoding SSI family serine proteinase inhibitor — protein MSRRRIPSRSLSLFAAAAAALCAVPALVAAPSASAAPLPLPYHHDVLPYLGHLAPDAAAHRPAGRRGDHLTITVRHSGAGRTDGRFELYCHPRGGSHFDARHACDRLDRMTRWGKDLFAPVPQGAQCTMMYGGPAQAHVTGTWSGRQVNADFRRTNGCEIERWGRFEPMLPKTVS, from the coding sequence ATGTCCCGTCGCCGGATCCCGTCCCGGTCGCTGTCGCTGTTCGCCGCCGCCGCGGCCGCCCTGTGCGCGGTCCCCGCGCTCGTCGCGGCGCCGTCCGCCTCGGCCGCCCCGCTCCCGCTGCCGTACCACCACGACGTCCTGCCGTACCTGGGCCACCTGGCGCCCGATGCCGCCGCGCACCGGCCGGCCGGGCGGCGCGGGGACCACCTCACGATCACCGTCCGCCACTCCGGTGCGGGCCGGACGGACGGCAGGTTCGAGCTGTACTGCCACCCGCGCGGCGGGAGCCACTTCGACGCCCGGCACGCCTGCGACCGGCTGGACCGGATGACGCGGTGGGGCAAGGACCTGTTCGCCCCCGTGCCGCAGGGCGCGCAGTGCACGATGATGTACGGCGGTCCGGCGCAGGCACACGTCACCGGGACCTGGTCCGGGCGCCAGGTCAACGCGGACTTCCGGCGCACCAACGGGTGTGAGATCGAACGCTGGGGCCGCTTCGAACCCATGCTCCCCAAGACCGTTTCCTGA
- a CDS encoding DUF397 domain-containing protein encodes MTTEPLNWIKSSYSGSNGGSCIEWAPKHAAATGEVWVRDSKNPDGPHLTLTADAFAGLVAFAKSQD; translated from the coding sequence GTGACGACCGAACCCCTCAACTGGATCAAGTCCTCCTACAGCGGTAGCAACGGTGGATCCTGCATCGAATGGGCCCCAAAGCACGCGGCGGCCACGGGTGAAGTGTGGGTCCGGGACAGCAAGAACCCGGACGGCCCGCACCTGACTCTGACCGCCGATGCCTTCGCCGGGTTGGTTGCCTTCGCCAAGTCCCAAGACTGA
- a CDS encoding long-chain fatty acid--CoA ligase: MLSTMQDVPLTVSRILTHGSTVHGKSQVITWTGEAEPHRRTFAEIGRRAAQLAHALRDTLGVAAEERVGTLMWNNSEHMEAYLGIPSMGAVLHTLNLRLPAEQLAWIVNHAEDRVVLVNGTLIPLLAPLLPQLPTVAHVVVVGPGDRTPLADAHAQVHDYEELLAGRAERYDWPEIDEREAAALCYTSGTTGEPKGVLYSHRSLYLHSLQVNTAEAFALGSRDIALPVVPMFHVNAWGLPHAAFMAGASLLMPDRFLQPAPLAEMIETIRPTIGAAVPTIWQGLLAELDAHKRDVACLHTVVIGGSACPPALMRGFQERHGIRVVHAWGMTETSPLGCVSHPPAGVDDEEEWAYRATQGRFPASVEARLIGPDGEELPWDGTAAGELEVRGPWIAGAYYGGAQGAVLRPEDKFSPDGWLRTGDVGTITPDGYLTLTDRAKDVIKSGGEWISSVELENHLMAHPGVAEAAVVAVPDEKWGERPLATVVLTDGSAITYEELRAFLGERIARWQLPERWAVIPSVPKTSVGKFDKKVLRRQYADGELDVTLLS, from the coding sequence GTGCTCAGCACGATGCAGGACGTACCGCTCACGGTCTCGCGAATCCTCACCCATGGATCCACGGTCCATGGAAAGTCGCAGGTCATCACCTGGACCGGCGAGGCCGAGCCGCACCGCCGCACCTTCGCCGAGATCGGCCGCCGGGCCGCCCAGCTCGCGCACGCGCTCCGCGACACCCTCGGGGTGGCCGCCGAGGAGCGGGTCGGAACCCTCATGTGGAACAACAGCGAACACATGGAGGCGTACCTGGGCATCCCGTCCATGGGGGCGGTGCTGCACACCCTCAACCTGCGCCTCCCGGCCGAACAGCTCGCCTGGATCGTCAACCACGCCGAGGACCGGGTGGTGCTCGTCAACGGCACCCTGATCCCGCTGCTGGCGCCCCTGCTGCCGCAACTGCCCACGGTGGCGCACGTGGTCGTCGTCGGCCCCGGCGACCGCACCCCGCTGGCCGACGCCCACGCCCAGGTCCACGACTACGAGGAACTGCTCGCCGGGCGCGCGGAACGCTACGACTGGCCGGAGATCGACGAGCGGGAGGCCGCAGCGCTCTGCTACACCTCCGGCACGACCGGCGAGCCCAAGGGCGTGCTCTACAGCCACCGTTCGCTCTACCTCCACTCGCTCCAGGTCAACACCGCGGAGGCGTTCGCCCTCGGCTCCCGCGACATCGCGCTGCCGGTGGTGCCGATGTTCCACGTCAACGCCTGGGGACTGCCGCACGCGGCGTTCATGGCCGGCGCGTCGCTGCTGATGCCGGACCGCTTCCTGCAGCCGGCGCCGCTCGCCGAGATGATCGAGACGATCCGGCCGACCATAGGAGCCGCGGTACCGACCATCTGGCAGGGCCTGCTGGCCGAACTCGACGCCCACAAGCGGGACGTGGCCTGCCTGCACACCGTCGTCATCGGCGGCTCGGCCTGCCCGCCGGCCCTGATGCGGGGCTTCCAGGAGCGGCACGGGATCCGCGTGGTGCACGCCTGGGGGATGACCGAGACCTCGCCGCTGGGCTGCGTCTCCCACCCGCCGGCCGGGGTGGACGACGAGGAGGAGTGGGCCTACCGCGCCACCCAGGGCCGCTTCCCGGCCTCCGTCGAGGCCCGGCTGATCGGCCCGGACGGTGAGGAACTGCCCTGGGACGGCACCGCGGCGGGCGAGCTGGAGGTGCGCGGCCCGTGGATCGCGGGCGCCTACTACGGCGGCGCTCAGGGCGCGGTGCTGCGCCCGGAGGACAAGTTCAGCCCCGACGGCTGGCTGCGCACCGGCGACGTGGGCACGATCACGCCGGACGGCTATCTGACCCTGACCGACCGGGCCAAGGACGTCATCAAGTCGGGCGGCGAGTGGATCTCGTCGGTCGAGCTGGAGAACCACCTGATGGCCCACCCGGGCGTCGCCGAGGCCGCGGTGGTGGCCGTGCCGGACGAGAAGTGGGGCGAACGGCCGCTGGCCACCGTGGTGTTGACCGACGGATCGGCGATCACCTACGAGGAGCTGCGGGCGTTCCTCGGCGAGCGGATCGCGCGCTGGCAGCTGCCGGAGCGGTGGGCGGTGATCCCGTCGGTGCCGAAGACGAGTGTCGGCAAGTTCGACAAGAAGGTGCTGCGGCGCCAGTACGCGGACGGCGAGCTGGACGTGACGCTGCTGAGCTGA
- a CDS encoding SpoIIE family protein phosphatase, with product MTTLSPRTTTPHETETVSRTGLPANQLAASGARRFVRTLLTERAAAPDAAPGAAAISQELIDQAVLLVSELVTNAVMYAGTDIDVTCRLEYGRKPAGAARGEARGGGSAPPGPATVAVVLEVSDRHPSRVVRGGVDARSGEPGYGLQLVSALAESWGVTYRKATKTVWFRLEATEGETAAPRGPARHPHGAATPVRVPGGHDGPPHGDAAEWADRGGPSFLAETSELLAGQLDQDMVTALAAQLLVPRLADWCAIWLSVEGGGMELSRVWHVDERRIGPLRTDLVRDPPTDIVRPGGTAWPWPECAGASSAGGSSLAFPLVARGELQGVLLLGRAGRLKMTDTVVRMVEDVARRVAQAVHTARQYTRQTTISLALQRRQLPASLASIPGVDTAIVYEPHGEGQTVGGDFYDIFPMGECRWCFLLGDVQGKDPEAMSVTGLARHLVRLLAREGHGVESVLGRLNLAMAEESAEAVELGGEQASSRFLSLLYGELAVDPGVPGTRCTVASAGHPPPLHMFTDGAVEPAADPQMLLGIDEGTEYHASTFTLAPGETLLCVTDGVTERRCGNWQLDDNDGLIEVLRDGLGLGAKALAEHIRRAAHDFGTGPVEDDLSVLVLQTVAPKPAPVV from the coding sequence GTGACCACGCTGTCCCCGCGGACGACGACGCCGCACGAGACCGAAACGGTCTCCCGCACCGGATTGCCGGCGAACCAGCTGGCCGCCTCCGGCGCCCGTCGCTTCGTGCGCACGCTGCTGACCGAGCGGGCCGCCGCCCCCGACGCCGCCCCCGGCGCCGCGGCGATCAGCCAGGAACTCATCGACCAGGCCGTCCTCCTCGTCAGCGAACTGGTCACCAACGCCGTGATGTACGCGGGCACCGACATCGACGTGACCTGCCGGCTGGAGTACGGGCGCAAGCCGGCCGGCGCCGCCCGCGGCGAGGCCCGCGGGGGCGGCTCCGCGCCGCCGGGCCCGGCCACCGTCGCCGTCGTCCTGGAGGTCTCCGACCGGCACCCCTCGCGGGTGGTGCGCGGCGGGGTGGACGCCCGCAGCGGCGAGCCCGGCTACGGCCTCCAACTGGTCAGCGCGCTTGCCGAGTCCTGGGGTGTGACGTACCGCAAGGCGACCAAGACGGTCTGGTTCCGCCTGGAGGCCACCGAGGGCGAGACGGCCGCGCCGCGCGGGCCCGCCCGGCACCCGCACGGGGCCGCGACCCCGGTCCGGGTGCCGGGCGGGCACGACGGCCCGCCGCACGGCGACGCCGCCGAGTGGGCCGACCGCGGCGGCCCGTCGTTCCTCGCCGAGACCAGCGAGCTGCTGGCCGGCCAGCTGGACCAGGACATGGTCACCGCGCTCGCCGCCCAGCTGCTGGTGCCCCGCCTCGCCGACTGGTGCGCGATCTGGCTGAGCGTCGAGGGCGGCGGGATGGAGCTCTCCCGGGTCTGGCACGTCGACGAGCGGCGGATCGGGCCGCTCCGCACCGACCTGGTGCGCGATCCGCCCACCGACATCGTCCGCCCCGGCGGCACCGCCTGGCCCTGGCCGGAATGCGCCGGCGCGTCCTCGGCGGGCGGGTCGTCACTGGCTTTCCCCCTGGTGGCGCGCGGTGAACTCCAGGGAGTCCTGCTGCTGGGCCGGGCGGGCCGGCTGAAGATGACCGACACCGTCGTCCGCATGGTGGAGGACGTCGCCCGGCGGGTCGCCCAGGCCGTGCACACCGCCCGCCAGTACACCCGCCAGACCACCATCAGCCTGGCGCTCCAGCGCCGTCAGCTGCCCGCTTCGCTGGCCAGCATCCCCGGCGTGGACACCGCGATCGTCTACGAACCGCACGGCGAGGGGCAGACCGTCGGCGGCGACTTCTACGACATCTTCCCGATGGGCGAGTGCCGCTGGTGCTTCCTGCTGGGGGACGTCCAGGGCAAGGACCCCGAGGCGATGTCGGTGACCGGACTGGCCCGCCACCTGGTGCGCCTGCTGGCCCGTGAGGGCCACGGCGTCGAATCGGTCCTCGGGCGGTTGAACCTGGCCATGGCCGAGGAGAGCGCGGAGGCGGTGGAGCTCGGCGGTGAACAGGCCAGCTCCCGCTTTCTGAGCCTGCTGTACGGGGAGCTGGCCGTCGATCCGGGCGTCCCCGGGACCCGTTGCACCGTCGCCAGCGCCGGGCACCCGCCGCCGCTCCACATGTTCACCGACGGCGCGGTGGAGCCGGCCGCCGACCCGCAGATGCTGCTGGGCATCGACGAGGGCACCGAGTACCACGCCAGCACCTTCACCCTCGCCCCCGGCGAGACGCTGCTGTGCGTCACCGACGGGGTCACCGAACGCCGCTGCGGCAACTGGCAGTTGGACGACAACGACGGGCTGATCGAGGTCCTGCGGGACGGCCTCGGGCTGGGCGCCAAGGCGCTCGCGGAACACATCCGGCGGGCCGCGCACGACTTCGGCACCGGTCCGGTCGAGGACGACCTCTCGGTCCTCGTCCTCCAGACGGTGGCCCCGAAGCCGGCGCCGGTGGTGTAG